Proteins found in one Candidatus Afararchaeum irisae genomic segment:
- a CDS encoding DUF3592 domain-containing protein yields MEFSIDGPSGRLQTVLLLLLGIASVGYGAYSYNVQSSALDSGVEVEATLNSTSVEEVSQRRGVGYVPRATLTYRYDGKEYSSSNVYPGELPREFDTEDAAESVLDGYDTGDTVTAYVPPESPDDAYLKHESSNKPFLIIGIGVLFVVGGVRSFL; encoded by the coding sequence ATGGAGTTCAGCATAGACGGTCCTTCTGGAAGATTACAGACGGTCTTACTGCTTCTACTCGGGATTGCGTCAGTGGGATACGGAGCGTACAGCTACAACGTCCAGTCGTCGGCTCTCGACTCAGGAGTGGAGGTCGAAGCGACTCTAAACTCGACCTCGGTGGAGGAGGTGTCACAGAGACGGGGTGTGGGCTACGTTCCCCGTGCGACCTTGACTTACAGATACGACGGCAAGGAGTACAGTTCTTCGAATGTATACCCCGGGGAGCTACCCAGGGAGTTCGATACCGAGGACGCCGCCGAGTCCGTCCTCGACGGATATGATACGGGAGACACGGTGACAGCGTACGTTCCGCCTGAGTCGCCCGACGACGCCTACCTCAAGCACGAGAGCAGTAATAAGCCGTTTCTGATAATCGGCATCGGCGTCTTGTTTGTCGTGGGAGGAGTCCGGTCATTTCTTTAG